The genomic region TGGCTCGCAAGGCTTTTACCATCAGCATCCCTTCAGAAGAACAGGTGCGAGAGATCGATTACATCGGCGTCGTCTCCGGCCGCGACCGTGACAAGTTCGCAGACCTGGGCCTCACTGCCGCCCGCGCCGAGCACGTCGACGCTCCATATATCGAGGAGTTCCCGGTGATTATCGAATGCAGGCTGACACACACGGTCGAGCTCGGCCTGCATACGCACTTCATCGGCGAGATCATGGACGTCAAGGCCGATGAGGCGGTCCTCGATGAAAAAGGGCAGCCGGAATCGGCTAAAGTAAGGCCGGTTGTCTTCGGCCCCGGCGACCGTTCCTATCATGGTCTCGGCGCGTACCTTGGGCGCGCGTTCTCGATCGGGCGCAAGAAGTAGCATGACTCCTGCCTCTTCCCCAGTTTAAGTATTTTACAATGGGGAATACCTTCTCGCGGCATATTACGAAAATGAAACTTATCAAGGAGTCTCATTATGGCTGCCGGGGACGGAAAAAGCTGGAAGATATTCGGCATCGTAGTCATCGCTCTGGTGATAGCCGGAGGAATCGCCGCAGCGGCCTTTTTCATCGGCAGGGGCTGTGAGGGGGAAGATGAAAAAGCGAAGACGACCACGACCCGGACCCAGCCTGCCGATACTGCTCCCGCGCCCGCGGATGTAGCGCCGGACGAGCCCGCCGCAGCCGGAACCGACGCCGGCGCTGACGAAGCGCCTGCTGCGCCAACCGAAACCACGGCGACAACCGAGCGCTATGTCACCGGCGAGGCCGAGGGATCGACACCCTGCACAGGCGGTTTCCAGACGACGACCCGCACTACCTACTGGAGCGATGGTTCCACGGATACCGTGACCGTCACCGAGCCCTGTCCTTAGTGCTTCGGTTATGAGCGCCGTTAACCATCCTGCTCCGGCCTTTTTCCCCTCGATGTTGCGCCTGCTGTTGTTCTGTCTCACGGCGGTGTTCACATTACTGATTCTCACCCACACGGCCTTAGCTGCCGCGCCCTACACCATCAGCGACAACGCAACTGGTGAAGACTGCACCCAGATCGGTGCCTGGGACAATGTAACCAAGACCTGCACGCTCAATCAGGACATCCCGATCAGCGGCAGCATCAACGCGATCACCATAAACAGCAACAGTATCACCCTGGATGGGGCCGGTTTTACGATCAGCGGTGCTGATGCCGGCAACGGCGTCATGGTGACCGGCATGACCGCGGTCAGCGTCCGGAATCTGAACCTCAGTCATCTCTTCACCGGGATTTACTACGATGCTGGCTCCAGCGGCACGATCAGCTATAACGGCCTGTCAAACAATGCTTACGGCATATACCTGAACGACACAAACCTGAATACAGTCTCACACAATGATGTGTTCGCGAGCAGTATCGATCAGATCGCGATCACGGGCACTTCTATCGCCAATATCATCGATTCCAATTTTGTGATGAACAGCACTGCGGAGGCCGGAATCGGCTTATATGCTTCCAGCAACATAATCAGATACAACGTGATCTCCAACAACAGCGCCACAACAAAAGCTGGTATCTATATAACTGGCTCCTCCAACACGGTCTTCAACAATACGATTTCCAACAATAGCGTGGGGCTCGGATTATGGAGCAGCTCGAACGGCAACGCGATCTACAACAACAATTTCCTGAATAACACGATGCAGGCAGGAGGCACCGGCACGGGCAATACCTTCAACCAGCCGGCGCCTGTCGGGGGTAACTACTGGTCGGAGCATGCCACGGCTTCCCAGGGATGTGTTAACGCGGATAACGACAGGTTCTGCGATGCTCCCTATACACCGCCCTTTTCCGGTGTGACCGACAATCTGCCCCTTGCCCGCCGCGGTTATTACTTCACCTGGTATGACATGGCCTCCGCGGGGGCTCAGGACTGGGTAATGATGGCAAATCCCATCGAGGCCGCCGGTGAGGACGCCTGGTTCGACCTGTCGATCGCCGGCGTGCCGCAGACACTGCCGACGATCAGCCAGATCCCGGGTCAGGTGCCGCCTCTGGGAGCGATCACGCCCACCTATCCCGGCACTATGAACGGACCGGTCGACGTGGGTTATCACGCCCGCATGCGGACCATGGTCAGTCAGAGGATCCTCTGGGGGAATTCACTCGAGGAGGTGGTGGGAACAGACGCCGCTCGTCTTTCTGACCACTACTACTGGACCTGGTATGACCAGTCGAGCCCCGGCTTCAGCAACTGGATCATGGTAGGCAATCCTTCAGCTACAGACACGGTGAGGGTGGATCTGAGTTTCAGGGATGTAGGCACTGGTCTGGATGTCACGGATTTCCAGGTAATCAGCCCCGGTGGCCGCTGGACGCCGGCTTATCCGGGCAAGATGGGCGGCCCGGTGGAGATCAAGGCATATATCCAGGGCGGCAGCTGGAGCAATCCCGGCGACCGCCGCGATGTCGTCGCTTCCCAGCGGGTGCTGAGTAACGGCGGAACCGCCTTTAACGAAGTTCCCGGAATTCTCGCGGAAGAGCTGACCGACCGCTATATGTGGACCTGGTATGACAACGTCTACGGCCAGAACTGGATCATGATCGCCAACCCGCCCGACAGCGGCTACAACATGGATTATTCCATCTTCATCCACGGGGTGGGTGCGGGCGGCGGCACTGACCTGGCGCCGGGGCAGACCGCCACCGCGATGATCCCGGGAACGGTGGACGGTCCCGTGGAGGTCCTGACCGTCCGGCACAGTTCGGGGATACCACTGAACTCGGTCGTCTCGCAGCGTACGCTCTGGGGGCCGTCGTTTGAGGAAGTGCCGGGCTTCCCTTATTCGTCGCTGTCGTCGCTCTACTACTGGACCTGGTATGACCAGCAGTCGGCCGGCGTATCAAACTGGGTGCAGGTTGCGAATCCGGATGGAGTGAACCAGCTTCATTACGAGATCACCATCGCGGGGCAGGATCCGGCGCCAGGCCCGACCTGCAGCAAAGGCACGCTCGACGCCGGCGCCGTGCTGAATTGCCAGTTCCAGGGCACGATGGACGGCCCGGTCAAGGTGCAGGCCTGGAACCTGATCAAGACAGCCCCCATGGATATAGTCGCATCTCAGCGCGTCCTCTGGAATGGATACTTCAACGAGGTGATGGGGACCGAGTTGAGCTGACGGCCGCTTAGGCGGACAGAATTATAATGAGGTTGTCACGCCTAATCCCGGCTATTTTGTTAGCAAAATGTAAACGTTTTCGATCCTCATTCCAGCACTCAAATAATAGACAAATAGTTATATTTGCTGTAGTCTGGATTCCCGTTAATTCAAACGGGGCGTGCATAGCGGGGTGTGGATTCGTATGACGAAAACAAGGGGTTCATCCAGAGCGTTCGCTCGTCGTGGGAAAAGTCTTGTTTACCCTGCAATTTTAGTAACTTTCTCATTTCTTTTTTCAGTTGGCTTGTTTTTTTCTGGCGGCGAGGAAAATGAGGCATTGGCTGTGTGCGGGGGCTGCACTATTTGTGACTATGTGCCTGTTGACCTTTCCAGTCAAACCGGACTTCCAGGGGAGAAGATCAATATCTCCGGAGGAGGGCCAGCGAACGATCTTGACTTGAGTGATCTCACTTTACTGTGGGATGGAACTGACATCAATGCGAACCTCACAAAAAGCTTTGACAACTTCTCTGGGTTTTTCTATGTACCGCCGGATGCAGCGCCTGGTCAACACTTCGTCACTATTTCTTTTCCGGATCCAAATAACCTCCAAACCGAGTGTTACGTTTCAAGTTTCACTGTTGCAAACAGCACACAGCAAAGCGTTCAGCAACAGGCTTACTCCGAGGCTCCTTCGGCTCCTTTGACCGCATTGCCAAACACCGGTTTCTTCCTGGTCTTGCCCGCGGTTGGTTTGGCTCTTGGCGGCTTGTGTCTTGTCCTGCGCAGGGGGAACCGACTTTAAGTTGCCAGTTTCATGAAAAAGCCCCTTTCATTAAGGGGCTTAATTATTTCGACTAAATTCGGCTATCGAGTACATCCATCAATTAGCAGGCATAAATATTGGCGGGAAGGCGTAGGAATCGAACCTACCAACGACGGGGTTACCGCCGCCTACCGGTTTTGAAGACCAGCTGGGCCACCAGACCCCTGCCCTCCCAGGTGAGATGAAAAGTCTAACGCATCGCGTGAACGAATTCTAAATCATCTGCCTTAATCACCTGATTTATGCAAATTAGGTGACTTGATTCACCTAATTCATGGAAATCAGGTTACTTGGATAACGGTGAAGTGTTAAATCCTTCCCTTATATATGAAGGCGGAACCATCCAATGTATCCCCAAAATTACCAATTAATTAATGTATCCCGCAAAGTTCCCAATGTATCCCCTTAATTGCCAATTAAGTAATGTGTCCCCCTGAAGTTCGTCCCCCTGAAGTTCCGGTTTTACGTAAAACCCGGTAATCACCCTCACGCCGCGTCAGCCCCGTCCGGTCGAAATATTCCAGCAGCGCCTGGGCGAACTTGCGGCTGACGTCGAGCATGTCCCGCAACTCCGCCAGGGTGATCTGGCCGGTGTCATTACAGCGGGCGAGCACGGCTTCACGTGCTATCTCGACCGGCTCCGGAGCGTAGTAAAGGTCGGGTTTCACCTTGACTGCGCGCTCGTCCTCCACCAGAAGCTTCAGCACCAGCTTGAAATCCTGGTCGCCGGTGCGGGCGCCGACTGCCGTGGCGATGTCGCCGAGCGATGGCGGGGACATTCCCGCTTCTTCAAGACGGGCGGCGATGTCTTCCATCATCTTCTGTTGCGCGTCTGACAGCCGCGCAACCGCGGAGGCCATCGAATATCGCTGCTCCTTGACGGTCACGAGGCCGCTGTTGACTGTCCCTGCGAGCAGCGCCTGGAATGGACGGTCAGTTGCATCCATATCCACACTTTTGGCTATCTCCTCGGCGCTCAGGGCCGGGTCGGCGGGGTCGGATTGCTGCCGCGCTTCGAGAGTCGCCTCAAGCCGCAGGCCGAAGTCGTTGACAGCCTGGGGGGCGAAGAAGACTTCGCTACCGGAAGCGACAAGCGAGACTGCGACTGCAGCGTCGGCAAGAGCAGTAGAGATCGACTCGCCGGAAAGCAGCCCGGTCGCCTCGATCTCCTCAAGCGGGAGTCCGCCTGGCCTCGCTTCTTCCAGCAGCAGTGAGACGATATCCGCCGGCACACCTTTCTCCAGCACCTCGAGACGCTGCACCTGGCCTTCCCCCTTGCCGTGTTTGTGCGGATGGGGGTCGATCACCACGCCGCCGCCGATAGTAGTCACCGGACTCAGCGATCTGATGATGAAGCGGTCGCCTTTCACCGGCACGATCTTGGTCTTAAGCCTCACCTGGGCATAACAGGTCTCCTCTGGCGCCAGCCGGTCGCGGTCGGCGAACATGAGTTTGGCGGTGGCGTCGGCGGTGCCGTGATGGAAGCGCACCTGGGCTCCGTACTTGAGCGCGCGAGCAGTCGGCAGCAGGGTCAGCCGGGCGTCGACCATGTACGTGGGTTCGAGCCCCTCACCCTTGAGCACCATCTGCCCGCGTTCCAGCCGGTCCTTGTCGATTCCGGAAAGATTGATCGCTACTCGCTGACCCGCCTCGGCGCACTCGACGCTGCGGTCATGTACCTGCACGGTGCGGGCCCGGCAAGGCAGGCCTTCGGGCATCAGGCGCAGGGAATCCTCGGCGCAGATCCGTCCCGACCAGAGGGTGCCGGTGACCACGGTACCGATCCCCTTGAGGGTGAAGACCCGGTCGACCGGCAGGCGGGCGGCGCCGCTGGCCTCGTGCGCCTCGTGCGCTCGGCCGGCCGCTTCTTCCAGCAGGCCCAGTAACAGCGGGATGCCCTCGCCGGTCTTGGAGCTGACCCCGGTCATGGGGGCATCCGCGTATGGCGTCGCCGCCAGGAAATCTTCGATGTCCGCCTGAACCAGCTCCAGCATCTCCTCGTCCACCAGGTCGGTCTTGGTGATGGCGATGATGCCCTGGGGGATGCCCAGCATCTCGATGATGGCCATGTGCTCGCGGGTCTGGGGCATGACGCCGTCGTCAGCGGCGACCACCAGCATGAAGATGTCGATGCCGCTGGCGCCTGCGACCATGTTGCGGACGAAGCGTTCGTGGCCGGGCACGTCGATGACGCTCATGGTGGTGCCAGAGGGAAGCTCGAGCTCGGCGTAGCCCAGCTCGATGGAGATGCCTCGCTCCTTCTCCTCGGCGAGGCGGTCGGTGTCGGTGCCGGTGAGCGCCTTGATCAGCGCCGTCTTGCCGTGGTCGATGTGGCCGGCGGTGCCGAGGACCAGGTGTCGGGGAACGTTATCCAACTGTGCTGAGGATCATTTGCCGGGGTGTGATATCCAGGATACTTCTCAAGAGATTCAGTCGGATGTGGAAGGTGGCGAAGCCGGAGTCTGAAAAGCCTGCGCGAATGAGTCGGCGATCAGCGGCAGCTGCTCAGGAAGTACCGTCCGTGCATCGAGCAGCAACCGCTCCTTGTGGATGCGGCCGATCACTGGCGGGTCGGTCTCGCGCAGCCGGGCTGCCAGTTCGTCGACGGTAATAGTAGCCGGGCTCACGGCGCAGACGTAAGAATCAAGTTCCAGCAGAGGCAGGGCGCCACCGCCGACTTTCGAGGTGGCCCTTTCGACCTCTATCGTCGCGAGGCCTACGGCAGATGCATCCTCCTTATCGCTCTTTCCACCTTCACCTGATGAGGTGATGCCAATCGCGTCCCGTAAGCCTGCGGCCATCTCCTCCGCCCGCGCCTTCAGCACCTCCAGCGGTTCATTCAGCATCCTCAAAGTGGGGATCCGCTCCAGCGCCACTTCCGGCTTCAAATACAGCGCCAGCGTCGCCTGCAATGCGGCAAGCGTCATCTTGTCCACCCGCAGCGCCCGCGCCAGAGGATGGGCTTTCATCTTCTCGATGTATTCTTTCCTGCCGACGATGATGCCGGCCTGGGGTCCGCCCAGCAGCTTGTCGCCGCTGAAGGTGACCACATCGGCGCCGGCGGCCAGGCTGTCGTGCACTGAAGGCTCGCCGGCCAGCGCCGGCATCTCCGCCAGCACGCCACTGCCCAGGTCGTCGACGACCACCAGCCCGCGCTCATGCCCCAGCCGCGCCAGCTCGGCGATGTCCACCTCGGCGGTGAAGCCCACCACCTTGTAGTTGCTGGTATGCACATGCAGGAGCATGGTGGTATCCGGCCCGATCGCCTTTTCATAATCTGAAATCTTTGTTTTGTTAGTGGTGCCGACCTCGACCATTTTCGCCGCGCTCGAAGCCATGATGTCGGGGATGCGGAAAGAGCCGCCTATCTCGACCAGTTCGCCTCGCGAGACTATAACCTCGTGGCCGCTGCCGAAAACCGCCAGGGCCAGGAAGACCGCAGCCGCGTTATTGTTCACGACCAGGGCGCCCTCGGCGCCGGTGAGCGCCATAATGATGCGATTGATGTGGTCGTGACGGGAACCCCGGGCGCCTGCCTCGAGGTTGTATTCAAGATTTGAGTAGGATGCCGCTGCGCGGACCACAGCTTCGATGGCCTCCGGCGCCAGCACCGAACGGCCCAGGTTCGTGTGGACCACGACGCCGGTGGCGTTCACCAGGGTCTTCAGGCTGGGGAGGAAGACGTTTGCGGCCTCGTCGGCGATCTGCTTGGCGAGGTCCGTTGCCGCCTCACCCTTTCCCGACAGGATTCCTTTTCGCATCCGCTCCAGAACGATCCGGGCCGAATCCACCACCAGCTCACGGCCGTAATCGCCCATAGCCGCCGTCAGCTCCGGCGCCTCGATAAGTTCTTCCACAGAGGGCAACGCCCGCAGCGCTTCTGACTGCTGCTGGCTCAGTGTGCCTTTTTTACCACCAGCCATGCATTAGCCTCCAAAGATCTTCTCAAAGGCAGCTGAATCTCTCTCCAGCACGTGGATCGCCTGGTTCAGCTCTGCCAGCTCCTGGCCGTCGAGGTTGCCTTCCCTGTGGCTTTCCTCCACGTCGTTGAACTTCAGGCGCACCTCGTCGGTGTGGGTTATAAGGCCGGAGATTACTTCCTTGAGGGAATCGATCAGGTCTTCGTTACACATTTAGGGCTCCGTTTCTCTTTGACTGACAAAGTATTGACGGTTTCAGGAATATTACTCTATATTGCCCCGGTGCGGCAGTATACCGGTCCGGCGAGGCGATAATTCACGTCGAAGCGGCAGCCGGCCCACTGCGAAACGGCGGCAAAACTGCATTTTTCCTTGCCCTTGCAGCCAAATCCCCGTAGGATATAAAAGAATGCCGAAGTGCGGGTTTTGGACATGCCCGGAATCCCGGCATCATAAGATGACCGATTTCAATCACTCAATCTCACCATCTGTCGCGGTCTGTCCATGAGCAGGCCGCTTTTCAGGTCACCAACGGCGAAGCGCTCCGGTGAATGCCGGGTCGACCTCCATCTTCATTCCCGATTTTCCAGGGAATCAGACCTGTGGGTCCTGCGCCAGGCTGGCATCGGCGAGAGCAACACCGATCCCGAGGCAGCCTACAAGGCAGCCAAAGCCCGGGGCATGACCTATGTCACCCTCACCGATCACAACACGATCGACGGCGGTCTGACGCTCATCCATCATGACGACTTCTTCCTCAGCGAAGAAGTGACCACCTACTTCCCCGACGAGGACGTCAAGCTGCACGTGCTGGCGCTGGGGATAACCGGGGAGCAGCACCGGGAGATCCAGGCGGTCCGCCGTAATCTCTACGAACTGGTCACATATCTCAAAGGTGAGGATATCCTGTATGTGCTGGCCCATCCCCTGACCCGCCTTGGCGGGGAGCTGACGCCAGGCCATCTCGAGCGGCTGATGCTGCTCTTCCCCATCTGGGAAGTCCATAACGGCTCCACTCTTGAGAGCGAGAACAACCTTTCACAAAAGCTGGCGGAGCTCAGCTCGCCGGAGAAGCTCGCGGAACTCGCCGAACTTCACGACCTGGAGCCCATGCACGGGGGCATCATCACTTACACCGCCGGCTCGGATGACCACGCCGGCTTCGACATCGCCAACGCCCGCACGATCACAGCCGATACCGGCAGCATCGATGGCTTCCTCGCTGAGGTCAAGGCGGGTCGCAGCACCATCGAGGGCAGCCACGGCAGCACCCTGAAGCTTGCCCATACGATGCTGGGGCTGCTGGCGCATAACACCGACGACGAAGAGGACACAGGCCCGAGCCTGCTGGGAAAAGCCCGTACCGGACGCAAGTGGGTGCGGCTGCTTTCGATCGCGGTAGGCGGCGACAGCACCGCCGGCGCCCTCAAGAAAGTCATGGCGGACCGTGATCTGCGCAAAGCCTTCATGCCGCTGATGACCTCCGGTCATGCCGGCGGCGACGAGTTCCATAATCAGATCTACTCGCTGGTCAACGCTGCCTGGACCACGGGCATGCGCACGACTATCGCGGATCTCTCGGAACTGACCCTTTCGAACTTCGTGGTCAACCTCGACCGCATCGGCCGGCTGGTGGCACTGCAGATATTGCTGCTGCCCCATTCACTGGCATCCAATTATCATAGCCGCCAGAGGCATTTCCTCAGGCGCCTGAGCTCGCAGATGTTGCCAGACACGCCTACGGCGGAGCCGCCGTGGCCCCGGGTAGCACTTTTCACTGACACCCTCGACCAGGTCAACGGCGTGACCAGCATCATCGGCCGGATCGGCGAATATTGCCGTGACGAAGACCTGCCGCTGGAGATCATCGCCTGTGGCGGGAACGATAGCAGCAGGAAGAAGACTTCGGAAGGCAGTGGCAACGCTTCGAATGGGTGCCATGAGGGGCAGCCTGCTGGAAGCCGCGATGGGCAGCCCGCCGGCGGCCGCGTGACCCGCTTCCCCGCGGTCGCTTCCGTGAACCTGCCGGACTTCGGCAACCTCGACATGAGCGTGCCGCCTGTGCTCGACATAATCCGCTACTGCGAGGAGCAGCAGTTCGACGTCATCCATTCTGCGACGCCCGGCCCCATGGGGCTTGTCGCTTTCATGGTGTCGCGGATCCTGCAGGTGCCGTTCGTCAGCAGTTACCACACGGATATCCCCCGCTGTGTCGGCCGGCTCACCGATGACAAGCTCAACGAAGAGGCGGCCTGGACCTACACCCGCTGGTACTATCAGCGCTGCGACCTGACTTTCGTTCCCTCGGCCTGGAGCAGCCGCGACCTGGCATGCCACGGGCTCGACCAGCGCAAGATGGCGGTCCTCTACCAGGGGATCGACAGCGACCGTTTCTCGCCGGAGTTCCGTTCGGAGGACTGGCGCCGGCGGCTGGCTGGCGTAGAGGGGAACAAAGATGGCGCCGGTAAGCGCGCGGGCGACAGCACGCCGGAGAAAGAGATCGCGCCGGACAAGAAGATCCTCCTGTTCGTCGGCCGGATGTCGGC from Actinomycetota bacterium harbors:
- the selB gene encoding selenocysteine-specific translation elongation factor, with amino-acid sequence MDNVPRHLVLGTAGHIDHGKTALIKALTGTDTDRLAEEKERGISIELGYAELELPSGTTMSVIDVPGHERFVRNMVAGASGIDIFMLVVAADDGVMPQTREHMAIIEMLGIPQGIIAITKTDLVDEEMLELVQADIEDFLAATPYADAPMTGVSSKTGEGIPLLLGLLEEAAGRAHEAHEASGAARLPVDRVFTLKGIGTVVTGTLWSGRICAEDSLRLMPEGLPCRARTVQVHDRSVECAEAGQRVAINLSGIDKDRLERGQMVLKGEGLEPTYMVDARLTLLPTARALKYGAQVRFHHGTADATAKLMFADRDRLAPEETCYAQVRLKTKIVPVKGDRFIIRSLSPVTTIGGGVVIDPHPHKHGKGEGQVQRLEVLEKGVPADIVSLLLEEARPGGLPLEEIEATGLLSGESISTALADAAVAVSLVASGSEVFFAPQAVNDFGLRLEATLEARQQSDPADPALSAEEIAKSVDMDATDRPFQALLAGTVNSGLVTVKEQRYSMASAVARLSDAQQKMMEDIAARLEEAGMSPPSLGDIATAVGARTGDQDFKLVLKLLVEDERAVKVKPDLYYAPEPVEIAREAVLARCNDTGQITLAELRDMLDVSRKFAQALLEYFDRTGLTRREGDYRVLRKTGTSGGRTSGGHIT
- a CDS encoding right-handed parallel beta-helix repeat-containing protein codes for the protein MSAVNHPAPAFFPSMLRLLLFCLTAVFTLLILTHTALAAAPYTISDNATGEDCTQIGAWDNVTKTCTLNQDIPISGSINAITINSNSITLDGAGFTISGADAGNGVMVTGMTAVSVRNLNLSHLFTGIYYDAGSSGTISYNGLSNNAYGIYLNDTNLNTVSHNDVFASSIDQIAITGTSIANIIDSNFVMNSTAEAGIGLYASSNIIRYNVISNNSATTKAGIYITGSSNTVFNNTISNNSVGLGLWSSSNGNAIYNNNFLNNTMQAGGTGTGNTFNQPAPVGGNYWSEHATASQGCVNADNDRFCDAPYTPPFSGVTDNLPLARRGYYFTWYDMASAGAQDWVMMANPIEAAGEDAWFDLSIAGVPQTLPTISQIPGQVPPLGAITPTYPGTMNGPVDVGYHARMRTMVSQRILWGNSLEEVVGTDAARLSDHYYWTWYDQSSPGFSNWIMVGNPSATDTVRVDLSFRDVGTGLDVTDFQVISPGGRWTPAYPGKMGGPVEIKAYIQGGSWSNPGDRRDVVASQRVLSNGGTAFNEVPGILAEELTDRYMWTWYDNVYGQNWIMIANPPDSGYNMDYSIFIHGVGAGGGTDLAPGQTATAMIPGTVDGPVEVLTVRHSSGIPLNSVVSQRTLWGPSFEEVPGFPYSSLSSLYYWTWYDQQSAGVSNWVQVANPDGVNQLHYEITIAGQDPAPGPTCSKGTLDAGAVLNCQFQGTMDGPVKVQAWNLIKTAPMDIVASQRVLWNGYFNEVMGTELS
- a CDS encoding flavin reductase family protein, with the protein product MKKSLGAKTIAFPVPAWAIGTYDDEGKPNVMTAAWTGICCSRPPSMAVSLREATSSHGNLVARKAFTISIPSEEQVREIDYIGVVSGRDRDKFADLGLTAARAEHVDAPYIEEFPVIIECRLTHTVELGLHTHFIGEIMDVKADEAVLDEKGQPESAKVRPVVFGPGDRSYHGLGAYLGRAFSIGRKK
- a CDS encoding glycosyltransferase yields the protein MSRPLFRSPTAKRSGECRVDLHLHSRFSRESDLWVLRQAGIGESNTDPEAAYKAAKARGMTYVTLTDHNTIDGGLTLIHHDDFFLSEEVTTYFPDEDVKLHVLALGITGEQHREIQAVRRNLYELVTYLKGEDILYVLAHPLTRLGGELTPGHLERLMLLFPIWEVHNGSTLESENNLSQKLAELSSPEKLAELAELHDLEPMHGGIITYTAGSDDHAGFDIANARTITADTGSIDGFLAEVKAGRSTIEGSHGSTLKLAHTMLGLLAHNTDDEEDTGPSLLGKARTGRKWVRLLSIAVGGDSTAGALKKVMADRDLRKAFMPLMTSGHAGGDEFHNQIYSLVNAAWTTGMRTTIADLSELTLSNFVVNLDRIGRLVALQILLLPHSLASNYHSRQRHFLRRLSSQMLPDTPTAEPPWPRVALFTDTLDQVNGVTSIIGRIGEYCRDEDLPLEIIACGGNDSSRKKTSEGSGNASNGCHEGQPAGSRDGQPAGGRVTRFPAVASVNLPDFGNLDMSVPPVLDIIRYCEEQQFDVIHSATPGPMGLVAFMVSRILQVPFVSSYHTDIPRCVGRLTDDKLNEEAAWTYTRWYYQRCDLTFVPSAWSSRDLACHGLDQRKMAVLYQGIDSDRFSPEFRSEDWRRRLAGVEGNKDGAGKRAGDSTPEKEIAPDKKILLFVGRMSAEKDLRFLADSYLELASKREDVRLAMVGDGPMRAELEELLGDSAIFTGWLKGRELAAAFASADIFVFPSSVETAGQVIIEAQASGLPAVVCSGGGASENIESDTTGLIARSRSVSDFNRCIETLLDDEGMRRSMSHAARSLAAGRSWESIFASQFETYADLVTWWRLDTDNRSTGGVETSALPAGSLFEAFAKMERERLARDSEDTGPIPLRPSR
- a CDS encoding L-seryl-tRNA(Sec) selenium transferase, with translation MAGGKKGTLSQQQSEALRALPSVEELIEAPELTAAMGDYGRELVVDSARIVLERMRKGILSGKGEAATDLAKQIADEAANVFLPSLKTLVNATGVVVHTNLGRSVLAPEAIEAVVRAAASYSNLEYNLEAGARGSRHDHINRIIMALTGAEGALVVNNNAAAVFLALAVFGSGHEVIVSRGELVEIGGSFRIPDIMASSAAKMVEVGTTNKTKISDYEKAIGPDTTMLLHVHTSNYKVVGFTAEVDIAELARLGHERGLVVVDDLGSGVLAEMPALAGEPSVHDSLAAGADVVTFSGDKLLGGPQAGIIVGRKEYIEKMKAHPLARALRVDKMTLAALQATLALYLKPEVALERIPTLRMLNEPLEVLKARAEEMAAGLRDAIGITSSGEGGKSDKEDASAVGLATIEVERATSKVGGGALPLLELDSYVCAVSPATITVDELAARLRETDPPVIGRIHKERLLLDARTVLPEQLPLIADSFAQAFQTPASPPSTSD